A window of Hordeum vulgare subsp. vulgare chromosome 5H, MorexV3_pseudomolecules_assembly, whole genome shotgun sequence genomic DNA:
GGCATAAACTGATCTTCTGCTGATATTAGTTTGCtgtcaagcagttcaacatgtgtATATCTATACCCTTGGTTATCTATCACGACATCTATACTATGGGTAAACTTTCTTGTGGATCCGCTGATGATCCGCTTGGGTGCCAGATCTTCATGAATTGGTGTAGTGATTGTATGAATATGAATTTCAATATGGATTTGTAGTGCGACTACGACTTGTTGCTTATGTATGTGTGATCTTGGATTTGTAGTGTGACTACGTTCTTTTCAGATTGCCTGATGGACCCTTACATAATGTATTAATTTTGCTTGTGATGAAGTGTAACTTCAACTTCAAAGTAGGAGTATATTGGAAATTTAGTGTTGCCAAAATCGTAAGGAGAGCAAACAACCTATGATCTTGAAGGACCAGAAATCTGAACCGCGGTGCATTTAGGCATTTCTTACGTTTTGCCCGTAGCAACATAGGTATTTTGCTTGTATGGTAAGAGTATCTGTGGCAAACTCCAGCCATCATACTGGGATGCTGATCGATATCAGTATTCTTCACACACTATGGACGCGTTTGGATGGCTGCATACAACCCAACCAGGCCCGGGCGGGATGAAAATGGGTCGTTTGGTTGCCTGCAGGCCGGCCTGGCTCGCATTTGCATGAAACTTAAAGCACCCCAGAGCCTGGCTCGCTGGGAACGGCCGAATCGGCCATTTTCAGCGAGCCAGGCTGAGTCGAGCGGAAAATGAAGAAGCGGCGTAGGGCGCGGTGCAGGGGGGAAGCAGGCGGAGATGGCGGGAGGGGAAAATCGGCCGAGGCGGGGTGGCGTCAAATATACCCTCACCACCCCATTTACTCGCTCACCTCAAGCTTTAGAACAAACCCTCCTCTGTTGTTGTTGACACCGGCGGCGGTGGCGACTCAAATATGCGGCTGCGACGGCGGCGGTTGCTCGGATCTGACCTGCAACGGCAACACCACTCCCTGGTAGCGGCAacttcttctccccttcttcctcgactccgtcCGGCCATCCTCGTCTCCGCCATGTCTCCACCGACATCGAAGTTGGTAAgctacccctccccctcctctgttaTGTGATAGGTCGTTCGATAGGAGCGTTTAGGGTCGATAGCGCCTACCCTGACCGCACCATGGATGTGGCTTAGGTTGTGGATGAACAGACGAAGCTTCTAGTTCAGGCAGCATCGCTGATAGCTGTGGTTCAGGCCTGGATCATGTTGGTCCATAAGAGAGTTGTTCATCAGAATGAGAAACATCTCATCCGGTATGGTCCGATGTTAATCCGGGATCAGGAGAGGATGGCCAATCTGAACTACATCTACAACTGCAACGGCACAGAGGCTTTGTGGATGCTTAGAATGAAAAGTGCTCCTTTCAACAGACTTGTGCAGGCTTTTAGGAGCAAGGGGCTGCTACAAGATAGCATCAACACCACTGTGGATGAGCAAGTGGCCATGTTCCTCCATGTTGTTGGTCATAACCAGAGGTTCAGGGTTGTACACAACACCTTGAGGAGATCAAGGGAGACCATCTCCAGGTACTTCAAGCAAGTGTTGTATGTTGTTGGGGAACTCAGAGGAGAGATGATCAGGTCACCAACCGGTCGGACTCCTACCAAGATTCGCACTAGCCCAAGATGGTACCCATACTTCAAGGTCTGATTCCCTCATGCAGAAAGCCCAATGCAGGCAACCACTACATGCTGATGTTGGTTTCTAGCCTCATTTGCCCAACCAGGTCCAACTGGGACAAGTATGCAAAGTGCCCTCAAACAGAGATGTGAACCGAACACGCCCTATATTCCGTTGACAACCTTCAGCATCTTGTAAACTCAATGACTTCTAGGAGTTCATCTAAAAGAGGACTTCTATAGGACTGAAAGTATATATGTAGATACGTGGGTGTAACTAAACTAATGCTAAATTATATGGTAACGGTATCCCGCGACAACAAAAAAGAGCACACGATTTGGTGGTTCACCTTAAACTATATTGAAAATCAGCCAGGAAAAATGGGAGCAGAGTAAACAGAAGAAGCATAAGCATTACAAGTATCTTTTAGCAAGGACATTGTTCCCAAACTATGTCAAACTTTTGTATTCACATGATATCTGCAAATTCCAAATTAGCATGAAAAACATGGAAATTTCACCACTGTGACCTAGATGGCTGGACCCAATCTATCCAACGTTCAAATGCATCACAGTGACAACTGACAACTATTTTACATCCTTTACCTTGCAATCAAGTACCCTTCACCTTATTCATACATTCCACAAACAATGGTAGTCCAAACACTAACCACTAGCTTCGTCAAACGGCAGGAGAGTCTGGACTACAGATTCCATGGTTGGCCTCTTGTTTCTGTCTTCCTGCAGGCAGGAAACAGCCAACTTGATCATTGTTCTTGCTTGGACATAGCTGAATTGTCCACCCAATTCAGGGTCAACAAATTCATTAATCGATGATTCTTCAAGTCCTCCCAGTTTATCAGCAAGCACCCTGACAAGCTTCTGCAGCTTGCTATGCACCTCTGAACCTGAACCTACAGCCAACTCTGAAACTCTTGTCCCAGATAAAAGCTCAAGCAAAACAACTCCGTAACTATAAACATCGACTTTCGCCGTGATTGGGAGGCTTGAAACCCACTCAGGAGCTATGTAACCTATCGTTCCTCGCACCTGCGACATGTTCTGTGTGGCTCCGCCTCTGTTTAGTAACTTTGTCAACCCAAAGTCAGTGATCTTAGGCTCAAAGTTTGTGTCCAACAGTATATTCTCAGGTTTCACGTCACAATGGATGACCCATTCTAAGCACTCATGGTGAAGATAGGCCAACCCTTTTGCGATACCCAATGCGATATTAAACCTTTGCTTCCAGTCCAGCACGATAGCTTTTTGGTCATTGAACAAAATGTTTGCCAGAGATCCGTTCTCCACATACTCACAAACCAACAGCCTGTGTGACCCTTCTGAGCAAACCCCCCAtattctggccaaattcatgtggTAGATCCTCCCAATTACGCTCAGCTCAGCTTGAAACTCTTCCTTGCCTCGACTTACATTTTCCAGCTTCTTAACAGCCACTGGCCTTTCATCTTCTAGGACACCTTTATACACAGTGCCTGAGCTTCCCCTTCCTAGCTCAACTCTGAACTTTCTTGTTGCCTCAACAAGCTCTCTGTAACTGTATCTTCGAAAATGACTAGTCATCACCCTGTAACCTTCCTCAGCTGCCCACATTTCTGATGGTCTCAGCTCTCTTCTCAAGACAAAGAACCATGCAAATGTTATGAAAGAAACCTCAAAAACAAAAATTGCAACTATGAAACTGTAGAAGTACAACCAATTTAATTCTTCATCGCCAGTTTTGTGCAAATCTGGAAATGGATATCTGATTCCTCTGCTCATCTGATTGCAGTCGAGACGAGGAGGCGCAGGATCCAATACATTGGACTGAGGAATAGGTGTATCTGAAACATTCAACCTGGCAGGAATTTTGAGATATATTGTACGCACGCTGCGTGTCGCGCAGCTCTTTCCATTGAAAAGAAGAGCTTTCGGGTAGCATGACCCTGTACCTTGTTGGTATTGAAAGCCTTTGCAGGTGCAGTCATTGATGCAACTGTTCCTACAAGCCTCAAAGGAAACTCCCAGAAGGCGCTTCTGATCCGATCCCCAGAAATCCGTGTGTGGGAGTTTTACAAACTTCATAGGTTCCTGATCATGACATGGTATGTTGAAACTAGCCGTGCAACCTTGGGTCCAGTTACCCGGGTTGGTCATCACATAACCCGGTGGGCATGAACACGTAGGTTCAGGTGAGTAATGACAAATTCCATTCTGACCGCACAAACCATGGATAGTGCAAGGTTGGGAGATTGCTACCATTGAAACTGACCACATCCCATCTGAGTCGTTCAGGCTGTACAAACGGAGATTACCATCAGGATCAAGAGTTAGCCTTCTCTTAGTCCCCGACGCTGCATCAGAGGCCTTAAGTAGCACTCCATCAGCAAAATCACTAGATGCAAGGACCCCATTGTTGTCTAGAATCGCCAATCTAGTACTGTTATACCGGCTTCTGTTATTGTCGTACACACTGTTATCAGGGTTTGGCCAGTATATATCCGAAACCTCGGGGACATCATATATAAGTGACAGCAGTGATATATCATTGAAACGGAAGATGTAGTTACCAGGAGCATGCGACTGGGTTGTTGAGACCAACTTTGTCGTAGCCGTGATGTACTGGGCTGGTAGGAGCGTGTCTGTCGGTGAATCAAAACTTTGCCATATTGTCGCGCCGCTGGTGTTCTTCATTACGAGATTCCCAGTGTCCAGCAGCTGAGCATGCTGAATATTTCTGTGGTAGTTGCCATCATGATCAGCTTGCCACACAACCGAGTCATCATAATCTGTGAGGACCATGTTACCATCCTTGTGCAAGGTCAGGGCTGACCTCCTGGAGTGGACGGGGCGGTGGCGGTTCGCACTCCAGACGACGGTCCTGTTGGCTGCCTTGGAGTACCATATTGAGAAGGTGAAGGCGTTGTCGTAGACGCCGTAGAAGCCACAGGAGAAGGTGCCATCCGGTGATTGCAGGATTTCACTTTGGTAGGCTTCGACGGTGAGGGAGGTTCCCGGTCGCAGTATGTCTCGATTTGCAGCGCTCGAGACAAGTGCGAAAAAGGAGAGGAGGTAGATAGTGGCAAGGCGTGTTGGAAGAGCAGGAACCATGGTTGCAGAGATAGCAGCGCCAGATGACGGCTGAACAAGTACCACTCGTCTATTTAAGGTAAATTTCTGTCTCAATCCTGaaaggaaaatattaatctaaagACAAAATCAGGATGCTACGGAGTTTCAACTCCTTAAACATCTAAAAACGTCAGGGCTGTAATCATGCCAGTGCCTTTGCCTCACAGCCTCACAGGCAGTCAAAGTCAGACTTGCACCCACCGGAGGCAGTCCAGGTAGAGAGTGACACATCTGACCAGATAATCAAAACACTATGCCAGCATCAAAACCACCAATAAAGATGGGGACACTTGTGTCCATTACAGCTAACTGATTGATGCTTCGATGGTGACTTCTGCATTTGAACATTCAAAGGAATTGACCATGGATCAGGCCAGGGTGGTCACTTTCAGGGAACTGATGCCCACGCTCTAATCCACATAATAGAATCTGCAGCTTCCAGGAATGGAGGCAGTTGACGAATACCACGTTGAGGGTCCAATATGCCCAATAAAGGGCTCAATCTAGTTTACCAATATTCGTTAAAAACAACTTTCCTGCAGCTTAACTAATAAAAGGAGTTTCTAAATAAGCACCTACTCCCTCTATCCGCGAATAAGTGTACATCTAGCTTTTGTTCTAAGTTAAAGTTTTAAAACTTTGATCAACTATATAGGAAAAAAGTAGTAACATATATGACATCAAATTGATatattggtagaggctagggttctaccagcgtAGGTTGTGGGGGTGGAAGTGCGGCCGGCGCGGCTGGGGACGCAGGCGCCGACAGTTGGGCGCCGtcgctgcgagagagagagagaggcggctagggtaggGCGGCTAGgattagggttccggctcctctggGAGCCGGGCAATAGAATTGTCTTATTGCTTAATTCCGAAATAATTGTTTACATCTGTTTATATAATCtcaataacttggactctaagataactaagataacttggactctaagatagctaagataacttgggctaagctcgtaaataaccctgcccattgggcctcctccgttggtacgtcgtaccggtcataacatttctccccgccttctcaaacagctcgtcctcgagctgaacatcaggaaactgctggcggaaatcgtcgagcttctcccaagtcgcttcctcctctggcaggccggCCCACTataccaagacatgccagacgccgcgGCGCTGCTGCGCCTTCGCCACCTGCGCGGgagctggaaggaggcggccatccgaagtaggaggaagggccggcgtcgctgcaggagggtccccgcggtaggccttcagtaagccgacatggaagacgtcgtggaggcgagaaccagctggcagctccaaacggtatgcgagtgtgccgacacgctccaacacacgaaagggaccggcgtagcgaggtcccaatttgcgcttggagcgcgggtccagagactgcgttgtcctgtggaggaggcgcagccacacccaatcgcccaccgcgaactccgcctcgcgatgatgagcatcgAGTACTTCCGGGCCAGCtgctgtgcttggagaagacgctggcgcGCCTCAGCGAGAATGTCgtcgcgggtgcggagtaagtcgcccgccgtctcggaccgagccgtcccaggcttgtaagggagcatcgccgaaggtgggcgcccgtagaccacctcgaaaggcgtggtgcgcagggcggaatgataggaggtgttgtagcagtactccacccacgccaaccagtccacccaagcttgtggacgatcaccagtaacacagcgcaggtacatggcgatcacctcggattggccgtccgtctgagggtggaacgccgtgctcatgcgTAGCTTCACTcccgccagtcgaaagagatcccgccagacatgtcccgtgaacacggagtcacgatcgctgacgatggacg
This region includes:
- the LOC123396577 gene encoding putative receptor protein kinase ZmPK1 isoform X1 codes for the protein MVPALPTRLATIYLLSFFALVSSAANRDILRPGTSLTVEAYQSEILQSPDGTFSCGFYGVYDNAFTFSIWYSKAANRTVVWSANRHRPVHSRRSALTLHKDGNMVLTDYDDSVVWQADHDGNYHRNIQHAQLLDTGNLVMKNTSGATIWQSFDSPTDTLLPAQYITATTKLVSTTQSHAPGNYIFRFNDISLLSLIYDVPEVSDIYWPNPDNSVYDNNRSRYNSTRLAILDNNGVLASSDFADGVLLKASDAASGTKRRLTLDPDGNLRLYSLNDSDGMWSVSMVAISQPCTIHGLCGQNGICHYSPEPTCSCPPGYVMTNPGNWTQGCTASFNIPCHDQEPMKFVKLPHTDFWGSDQKRLLGVSFEACRNSCINDCTCKGFQYQQGTGSCYPKALLFNGKSCATRSVRTIYLKIPARLNVSDTPIPQSNVLDPAPPRLDCNQMSRGIRYPFPDLHKTGDEELNWLYFYSFIVAIFVFEVSFITFAWFFVLRRELRPSEMWAAEEGYRVMTSHFRRYSYRELVEATRKFRVELGRGSSGTVYKGVLEDERPVAVKKLENVSRGKEEFQAELSVIGRIYHMNLARIWGVCSEGSHRLLVCEYVENGSLANILFNDQKAIVLDWKQRFNIALGIAKGLAYLHHECLEWVIHCDVKPENILLDTNFEPKITDFGLTKLLNRGGATQNMSQVRGTIGYIAPEWVSSLPITAKVDVYSYGVVLLELLSGTRVSELAVGSGSEVHSKLQKLVRVLADKLGGLEESSINEFVDPELGGQFSYVQARTMIKLAVSCLQEDRNKRPTMESVVQTLLPFDEASG
- the LOC123396577 gene encoding putative receptor protein kinase ZmPK1 isoform X2, yielding MVPALPTRLATIYLLSFFALVSSAANRDILRPGTSLTVEAYQSEILQSPDGTFSCGFYGVYDNAFTFSIWYSKAANRTVVWSANRHRPVHSRRNIQHAQLLDTGNLVMKNTSGATIWQSFDSPTDTLLPAQYITATTKLVSTTQSHAPGNYIFRFNDISLLSLIYDVPEVSDIYWPNPDNSVYDNNRSRYNSTRLAILDNNGVLASSDFADGVLLKASDAASGTKRRLTLDPDGNLRLYSLNDSDGMWSVSMVAISQPCTIHGLCGQNGICHYSPEPTCSCPPGYVMTNPGNWTQGCTASFNIPCHDQEPMKFVKLPHTDFWGSDQKRLLGVSFEACRNSCINDCTCKGFQYQQGTGSCYPKALLFNGKSCATRSVRTIYLKIPARLNVSDTPIPQSNVLDPAPPRLDCNQMSRGIRYPFPDLHKTGDEELNWLYFYSFIVAIFVFEVSFITFAWFFVLRRELRPSEMWAAEEGYRVMTSHFRRYSYRELVEATRKFRVELGRGSSGTVYKGVLEDERPVAVKKLENVSRGKEEFQAELSVIGRIYHMNLARIWGVCSEGSHRLLVCEYVENGSLANILFNDQKAIVLDWKQRFNIALGIAKGLAYLHHECLEWVIHCDVKPENILLDTNFEPKITDFGLTKLLNRGGATQNMSQVRGTIGYIAPEWVSSLPITAKVDVYSYGVVLLELLSGTRVSELAVGSGSEVHSKLQKLVRVLADKLGGLEESSINEFVDPELGGQFSYVQARTMIKLAVSCLQEDRNKRPTMESVVQTLLPFDEASG